The genomic segment CCCGCCGCCGGCGTTCACGCGGGCCGACGGGACGCCCGGCGTCGTTCGCCGCCGCGCCGCGGTGGACCGCGCGCGCCCGCTGGGCCGCCGCGAGCCGTTCGTCCTGCAGGTGTCGCGCTGGGACGCGCTGAAGGACCCCGTCGGGGTCATCGAGGGCTTCGCGGCCCACGTCGCCCCGGCGTGCGACGCGCACCTGGTCTACGCCGGGCCGCCGGCCGACGGCGTCAGCGACGACCCCGAGGCCGGCGCCGTCCTCGAGCAGGCGCGCGCGTGCCGCGACCGGCTGCCGACCGAGGTCCGCGACCGCGTGCACCTCGCGCAGATCCCGATGGACGACCCGGAGGAGAACGCCGCCGTCATCAACGCCCTGCAGCGGCGGGCCGCGGTCGTCGTGCAGAAGAGCCTGGCCGAGGGCTTCGGGCTGACGGTCGCCGAGGCGATGTGGAAGGCCCGGCCCGTCGTGGCCAGCGCTCTCGGCGGCCTGCAGGACCAGATCGAGCACGGCCGCAGCGGGCTGCTGCTCGACGACCCGCGCGACGGCGCGGCGCTCGGGGCGGCGGTGCTCGAGCTGCTCGGCGACCCCGCCCGTGCGGCGGCGATGGGGCGTGCCGCACGCGAGCGGGTCCGCCACGAGTTCCTCAGCGACCGCTCGCTCGTGGACTACCTCGGGCTGCTCGGGCCGCTCGCCGGCGCCGGGGACTGAGCGCGGTGCTCGGCCCATCGGTCCTGCGGCTGGCCGACCCGGCGAGGGTGGACCGCGTCCTGGACGCGATCCTCGCCGACCGCCGGCGCGCGAGGCCCGCACACCCCCTGCCCGTCGTCGTGCGCCTGGATCCGCGCGGCGTGCCGGAGCCCGGCGCGCCCTCCCCGAAGGCGCTCGCGCGGGCGCGCGAGCTCATCGTCGTGGCGACCGGCGCCGACCGCGCCGAGGCCCTGCACGCCCTGCTGGCCGGGCCCGGCGGCGACGTCGCGACGGTCGTGCGCGCCCATCCGGAGGCGCTCGTGCTCTGCGACCGCGCCGCCGCTGCGCGCCTGGACCCGGAGGCCGGCGACGACGACGGCCGGGTGGTGGTCGTGCTCGGGCATCGCGAGCCCGGCGTCAGCGCCGAGCACCGCATCTCCTCCCACACGCGGGCGCGCCTGTACCGCGCGCAGGAGCTCTGCCTGCAGACGCCGGTGCGCGCGGCGATCCTCACGGGCTGGACGCACACCGACGGGCTGTCGGAGGCCGAGCAGATGGCCCGCGAGTGGACGCTGCCCGGCGTGCCGGTGCTGTTGGAGGTCGCGGGCCGCGACACGGCCGAGAACGCGTCGTGCTCCCTGGGCCTGGTGCTCGCGCTGGGCGGCGCGCGCCGCGTCACCGTCGTCACGTCGCGCTGGCACGTGCGCACGCCGCTGTTCTTCGCGCCCTATCGCGATCACGGACTGGCCGTCGACGTCGTCTGGGCGCGCCCGCTGCGCCACTGGGCGCACCTGCTGGCCCACGAGCTGCGGTCGCTGCCGCGGGTGCCGGCACAGCGCCGCGCGGCGATGGCCGCGGTCGCGGAGGTGGCGGGCTCCGGCTCCTAGTGGGCGGCCGAGGCGGCCTGCGGCGGCGCGGCGGCGGCCGGGTCGGCGCCGTCGGCCGGGCGCGGGACGACGAGCACGGGGCAGGCGGCGTGGTGGACGAGCCAGTCCGACGTGGATCCCAGCGCGACGCGGCGCGCCGTGCCCCAGCCGCGGGAGCCGACGACGAGGAGGTCGTGGCGGGAGGCGATCGCCTCGAGCTCGATGCGCGGCCGGCCGTTGAGGACCTTGCCCGCCGTGGCGCCCGGCAGGCGCGCGAGCGTCTCCTCGAGCGTCTCCTCGGCCCATCGGCGGCGTTCGGGCAGGCCCTGGGAGACGTAGGCGGGCGCCCCCGGGGCGCCCGTGACCGGCACCACGGGCGCCTCCCACACGACATAGACGGTGAGCGCCCCGCCGTGGGTCGCGACGAGGTCGCGCGCGGCGTCGACGGCCGCCTGCGACTCCGGCGTGCCGTCGCAGCCGACGGCGACCTGGCGCGGTGCGGCGCCGTCGAAGTCCTTGGGGGCGACGGCGACAGGGCACGGCGCGTCGTGCAGGACGACGCGGCCGACGTCCCCGAGCACGATCCGCCCGACGGCGCCGTGGTGGGCCGATCCGACGACGATGAGGTCGGCCTCGCGCTCCTGGGCGACCTGCTGCAGCGCCCGCGCCGGTGAGGCGTCGGCCACCGTCACGAGCTCGGCGTCGGCGCCCAGGGCCACGCGCGCGGCCTCGAGCAGGCGCCGGGCCGCGTCGCGGTCGGCCTCGGGGTCGGGATGCCCCGCGGGCCAGGGATGGCGGTCGGGGCGGTGGGCGTGGACGAGCGTGAGCCGCTCGGGGCAAGCGCCCGGGCGAGCGCGACCGCGTCGCGTCCTCCGCCGGAGCCGTCGACGCCCACGAGGCCGTGTCGGAACATGACCGCGACGCTAGGGACGCAGGGCCGCCGGGCCATCCGGGGCGCGCCGCCGACGGGCTCCGTAGTCCACCGCCCGGGCCCGGAACGACGAGCGGCCGCCCCCACGGCGGCCGCCCATCAGCGCCGGCCCCTGGGCAGCGCAACCTGATTCCAACGCGTCCCTTCGGGAAGCTCCGCGTTGTCGCCCCGGTGATCGGCGGTGGGGCGCGCCGGTTGAGCCCGTGGTGTCCGCGCGGATGCTCGATGCGTGCGCACGCGCCTGGGCGCCGGGCACGGCGCGCGGAGGGCTCTCCGAGCGGAGGTCGAACGGCAAACCCATGATAGAGACGCGGCCCGATCGGGCACGGCCACGGCATGGCGAGAGAGACCTCCGAACGGCGCTTCGTGCGCGACGACGACGCGCGAGCCGGGCGCGAGGCGGCCCCGGGGCCGGACGACGACCGCAGCCCCCACAGCCCGACCGACCTGCCCGCGCGCTCCTGGACGGGGGTGCTGAAGCGCACGGTCTCGGAGTTCAAGGACGACAACCTGACCGACTGGGCCGCGGCGCTGACCTACTACGGCGTGCTGGCGATCTTCCCCGCGCTCATCGCGCTCGTGTCGATCATCGGGCTCGTCGGGCCCTCGGCCACCCAACCCGTCCTGGACAACCTGGCGGCGCTGACGCCCGGGCCGGCCAACGACATCCTCTCGGGCGCGGTGAAGCAGATCGCCGGCAGCCGCGGCGGCGCGGGCATCGCGTTCGTGGCGGGCATCGCCGCCGCGATCTGGAGCGCCTCGGGCTACGTCGGCGCGTTCGCCCGGGCCTCCAACGCGATCTACGAGGTGCCCGAGGGCCGGCCGTTCTGGAAGCTGCGCCCGATGCAGCTCATCGTGACCACGATCATGGTCCTGCTGCTGGCCGCCAGCGCCGTCGCCGTGGTGGTCACCGGTCCGGTGGCCGACCAGCTCGGCAGCGTCGTCGGCGCGGGCTCGGCGGCCGTGACGGCCTGGGACATCGCCAAGTGGCCGGCCATCGCGGCCGTCGTCAGCGTCATGTTCTCCATCCTGTACTACGCCGCGCCCAACGTGAAGCAGCCCGCGTTCCGCTGGATCACCGTCGGCGGCATGCTCGCGCTCGTCGTCCTGCTGGCCGCCTCGGCCCTCTTCGCGATCTACGTGGCGAACTTCTCGTCCTACAACAAGACCTACGGCACGCTGGGCGGCGTGGTCGCCTTCCTGGTGTGGCTGTGGATCTCGAACATCGCCGTCCTCCTCGGGGCCGAGCTCAACGCCGAGCTCGAGCGCGGGCGCGAGCTCGAGGCCGGCCTGCCGGCCCAGGACGAGCTGCAGCTGCCGCTGCGCGACGACCGCAAGCTCAAGGACTGACGGCCGCCGCGGCGATCGCCTCACCCGCCGCCGTGATCGCCTCCAGGGTCGGCGCCTCGCGCACCGAGGCGGCGCCGAGGCGCCGGCGCTCGGGGCCGCGGAGGCCGTCGCGGCCGGCGACGACGTGCAACGGCACCCCCGCGGCGCGGGCGCGGGCGGCGATCTCCCCCACGATCTTGCCGCCCAGGCTCTGGCCGTCGACGGAGCCCTCCCCGGCCACCACGGCGGCCGCCGCGCGCAGGCGCGCGTCGAAGCCGACGGCGTCCAGGACCGCGGCCGCGCCCGGGCGCAGCTGCGCGCCGAAGGCCGCCCACAGCCCGCCCGACAGCCCGCCCGCGGCGCCGGTCATCGGCACGCCGCGCGGGTCGCGCTCCAGCTCGCGTGCCCGAGCGTCCAGGCGGCGCGTCAGCCGCCGCACCGCGTCCTCGTCGGCTCCCTTCTGGGGCCCGAAGACGCGGGCGGCGTCCTCGTAGGGCGTCGTGACGTCGCACAGCACGACGAGCTCGGCGTCGCCGAGGCCGCCGGCGGCCCGCAGCGCCCGCACCGCCCCCAGGCCGCCGTCCGTCGTCGCGCTGCCGCCCACGGTGACCAGCACGCGGCGGGCCCCGGCCGCCAACGCCGCGGCCAGCAGCTCGCCCGTGCCCGTCGTGGAGGCGGCCTCGGCGTCGCGGTCGGCCTCGGCCACGAGCGCGAGCCCGGACGCCTGTGCCGACTCGACGACCGCCGTGCGGCCGTCGGCCAGCAGGGCGTAGCGCGCCGTCACGGGGCGGCCGAGCGGGTCGTGGACGTCGGCGTGGGCGACGGTGCCGCCCAGCCGGCCAGCAGCACGTCCATCGTGCCCTCGCCGCCGTCGGCCACCGGGCAGCGGTCGGGCCGCGCCCCGGCGGCCCGCACGCCCGCGGCCAGCGCCTCGGCCACCTCGCGCGCCGTGAACGTGCCCTTGAACGAGTCGGGCGCCAGCAGGATCGTCGGCGCGGCCGCCCCTAGGACCCGGTGCGCCACGCGAGCGGGGTCGGATGGCCCACGAGGCGGCGGGTGGACCGGCGGCAGCCGGTGTCGCACGGCACTCGCGCATCGGCACAGCTGACCACATCGGGCGACGCCGTCGCAAGGGGCCCCGCGCGACAGGACCACCGGGCGGCCCGTCTCCGCCCCGGCCGGTCGGGACCCACGGGGCCGGCGGGCTGGCACGATCGCGGCCCGACCTCGGCGCCCTGCACGCGGACCCCGATGCGCGTGCTCGAGACGGAGGCCGGCCTCAGAACACCCGCGCGGCGCCTGGGGCACCTGCGCCCAGGCCACGGGGTCGTGGCCGAAGACGAGCCGCGCACCACGGTCGCGGTGCCCGCGCAGCACGTCCACGGACCGCCGCTCCTGCTCGCGGTCCAGGTCCATGCGGGAAGCGCCCGGTGTCCAGCCAGTCGGCGAAGTAGCACGCGTCGCCGCACAGCAGCACGGACGGCCCGTCGCCGGCGTCAGCAGCACGGACTGGTGGCCGCCGAGTGGCCGGGCGTCGGGACGAGCAGGACCTGCCCGTCGCCGAAGAGGTCGTGGCCGCCGTCGAGCAGGTGCACCGTGCGGTCCTGGGCGTAGTCGGCGGGCACGTAGGCGTGGGTCGCGATCGCCTCGGGGTCGCGGCCGGCCTCCCACTCGCGGGCCTGGACGTAGAGCGGCACGCCGGGCGGCACGACGCAGCCGCCGGCGTGGTCGTAGTGCAGGTGGGTGAGCACGAGCGCGTGCAGGCCGGCGGGGTCGACCCCGAGCGCGGCGAGCCGGCCGCCGACGTCCTCGCCCGGGCCCAGCGCGAAGGAGAAGGCCTTGGCCAGGCCGCCGATGCGCGACGCCGGGTCGTGCCCCATCGCGGGGTGCAGGCCCGTGTCGACGAGCACGCGGCCCTGCGGGTGCTCGATGAGGAACACGGCGTGGGAATCGTCAGCGGGTCGGCGTCGCGGCCGCGGAAGCGACCGGTCTGGCGGCCGCAGGACAGGGCGTGGAGGTGCATCGGGTGCCGGCCAACCCTACGCCCTGCGGCGCACGGGCTAGGGTCCGCGGCCATGTCGGATGACCTCACGCTCGAACGCCGCGACGGCATCGCCGTCCTCACGCTGCGCCCCCCAGCGGCGCAACGCGCTCACGCCCGCGATGGCGGGCCATGACGGAGGCCTGCGAGGAGATCGACGCCGACGCGTCGATCGGCGCCGTGGTCGTCGCCGGCGAGGGCCCCTACTTCTGCGCCGGCGGCGACCGCCCGACGCTGGCCGCGGCCGGCCGCGACCCCTCCGACCCGCAGGTCTACCGCGACATGGCGCGATCTACGGCGCGTTCGTCGCGTCGGCGCGCTGGAGCCGCCGACGATCGCCGCCATCCGCGGCGGCGCGGTCGGTGCGGGCCTGAACCTCGCGCTGGCCACCGACCTGCGCGTCGTCGCCGACGACGCCAAGCTGCTGTCGGGCTTCCTGCCCATCGGCCTGCACCCGGGCGGCGGGCACTCCGCCCTGCTGGCCCGCGGGGTCGGGCGCGAGACGGCCAACGCCATGCAGCTGTTCGGCGCGACGGTCGTGGGCGCGCAGGCCGTCGAGCTCGGACTCGCCTGGGCCGCGGTCCCGGCCGCCGACGTCGACGCCACGGCGCTGGCGCTGGCCGCCACCCCCGCGCCGACCCCGAGCTCGCCCGCCGCACCGCGCGGTCGATGCGCACGGTCGCCGGGCCGCCGGCGCTCCCTGGTCCGCCGCGCTCGAGCTCGAGCGCGCCTCGCAGATGTGGTCCATGCGGCGCAAGGATCTCGCGGGCTAGCGCTCATGCGGCAACGCCCACGCCCGGCGCTCCACGCCGGGACGCCGGTCAGGTTGTCGGCGTTGGGCACCGCGGGCGCCGGCAGCAGGTTGACGTACATCCAGCGCCTCGATTCGGGGCCCAGCGTGGCGTCGAGGTCGGCCTCGCGGCGGCGCACCTCCTCCGGGTGCCGGGTACAGGCCGCCCGCCCCCACGCCGGTCGGCCCGGGTGATGGGGATCGTGATGAGCCGGGCCGGCCGCCTCGGGGGCGAGCCTAGTCCCCCTTTCCCGGGTCGCCCAGCGAGACGTTGCCCAGGTGCGCGCCCCCGTCGATGATGATCGACTGCGCCGTGACGAACCGGCCTCGGGGAGGCGAGGTAGGCCATGAGCCCGGCGACCTCCTCGGGCTCGCCGTGCCGGCCGCCGGGCATGAAGCGGTCGCGGACGCGCTCGACGACCTCGGGCGGCATCGCGAGCACCTTCGGCGTGGCGATCGTCCCGGGCAGCACGCAGTTGATCGTGATGCCGTGGGCGACGTTCTCGGACGCGATGGCCCGGGCCATGCGATCAGGCCGGCCTTCGACGCGCAGTAGGCGACCTGGCCGCGGGCGCCGATGGCCGCCGCGACGCTCGAGGTCAGCACGATGCGCCCGTAGCGACGCTCGCGCATGCCGGCAGGCAGGCCTGTACCACGCGGAACGAGCCGGTGAGGTTGACGTCGATGTCCAGCGCCCACTTCTCCGCGCTCATCCGGTGCGCGGGCGAGAGCGTGTCGACGACGCCGGCGTTGGAGATGCACACGTCGATGTCGGCCAGGGCCTCGGTCGGCATCGGGTCGCCGACGAGGTCGACCACCAGGTCGGCGGGGCCGGCGACGTCCATCGTGACGACCTCGTAGCCGTCGTCGGTCAGGCGCTGCACGATCGCCCGCCCGATGCCGCCGTTGGCGCCGGTCACCAGCGCACGCCGCGGCGTGCCGTCCGGGCGCCGGCCGGCGCGTGGAGATCCTGCGGTCATGGTCCGTGCTCCTTGGTCGGGTTCCGGATCCTGCCGCATCGCCTCGCCCATCGGTCCAGCCCGCGCGGGCCGCCTCGCGCGCGGCCGCGCGATCGCCGATGCAGCCGCATGGTGCCCGCCGTCAGCAGCTCGCTCCTCGGGGTCTCCGCCGCCCAG from the Baekduia soli genome contains:
- a CDS encoding YdcF family protein, with product MLGPSVLRLADPARVDRVLDAILADRRRARPAHPLPVVVRLDPRGVPEPGAPSPKALARARELIVVATGADRAEALHALLAGPGGDVATVVRAHPEALVLCDRAAAARLDPEAGDDDGRVVVVLGHREPGVSAEHRISSHTRARLYRAQELCLQTPVRAAILTGWTHTDGLSEAEQMAREWTLPGVPVLLEVAGRDTAENASCSLGLVLALGGARRVTVVTSRWHVRTPLFFAPYRDHGLAVDVVWARPLRHWAHLLAHELRSLPRVPAQRRAAMAAVAEVAGSGS
- a CDS encoding universal stress protein — protein: MLGDVGRVVLHDAPCPVAVAPKDFDGAAPRQVAVGCDGTPESQAAVDAARDLVATHGGALTVYVVWEAPVVPVTGAPGAPAYVSQGLPERRRWAEETLEETLARLPGATAGKVLNGRPRIELEAIASRHDLLVVGSRGWGTARRVALGSTSDWLVHHAACPVLVVPRPADGADPAAAAPPQAASAAH
- a CDS encoding YihY/virulence factor BrkB family protein, whose product is MARETSERRFVRDDDARAGREAAPGPDDDRSPHSPTDLPARSWTGVLKRTVSEFKDDNLTDWAAALTYYGVLAIFPALIALVSIIGLVGPSATQPVLDNLAALTPGPANDILSGAVKQIAGSRGGAGIAFVAGIAAAIWSASGYVGAFARASNAIYEVPEGRPFWKLRPMQLIVTTIMVLLLAASAVAVVVTGPVADQLGSVVGAGSAAVTAWDIAKWPAIAAVVSVMFSILYYAAPNVKQPAFRWITVGGMLALVVLLAASALFAIYVANFSSYNKTYGTLGGVVAFLVWLWISNIAVLLGAELNAELERGRELEAGLPAQDELQLPLRDDRKLKD
- a CDS encoding MBL fold metallo-hydrolase is translated as MFLIEHPQGRVLVDTGLHPAMGHDPASRIGGLAKAFSFALGPGEDVGGRLAALGVDPAGLHALVLTHLHYDHAGGCVVPPGVPLYVQAREWEAGRDPEAIATHAYVPADYAQDRTVHLLDGGHDLFGDGQVLLVPTPGHSAATSPCC
- a CDS encoding enoyl-CoA hydratase-related protein; translated protein: MRGGAVGAGLNLALATDLRVVADDAKLLSGFLPIGLHPGGGHSALLARGVGRETANAMQLFGATVVGAQAVELGLAWAAVPAADVDATALALAATPAPTPSSPAAPRGRCARSPGRRRSLVRRARARARLADVVHAAQGSRGLALMRQRPRPALHAGTPVRLSALGTAGAGSRLTYIQRLDSGPSVASRSASRRRTSSGCRVQAARPHAGRPG